The proteins below come from a single Agromyces flavus genomic window:
- a CDS encoding alpha/beta fold hydrolase — protein MAANGMTYAAMGEGSQSILFIPGGPGSEIPVGALARKGVLAQLEPYAKAGYTAWHVCRRRDMPVGHSVADMADDYARFIREELGGHVDVVVGESYGGMIAIHLAADHAAMMDRVVLALAAATITDEGRDLDRRWAHARADGRFADAGAISLEYVLHGEERAGLRRQLGPLVGRMFASSSIPPGDLRVEAEAEAAFDARAVLGRITVPVLLVCGDRDQFFSPDIVRETAAGIADCTVVWYEGMGHMRAAMSGRIPRDVLAWLQRAPALQ, from the coding sequence GTGGCCGCGAACGGGATGACGTACGCGGCGATGGGTGAGGGGTCGCAATCGATCCTCTTCATCCCCGGCGGACCCGGCAGTGAGATCCCCGTCGGCGCACTTGCCCGCAAGGGCGTCCTGGCGCAGCTCGAGCCGTACGCGAAGGCGGGATACACCGCGTGGCATGTCTGCCGGCGTCGCGACATGCCCGTCGGTCACTCGGTCGCCGACATGGCCGACGACTACGCGCGGTTCATCAGGGAGGAACTCGGCGGTCACGTCGACGTCGTCGTCGGCGAGTCGTACGGCGGGATGATCGCGATCCACCTCGCCGCCGACCATGCCGCCATGATGGACCGCGTGGTCCTCGCCCTCGCGGCCGCGACCATCACGGATGAGGGACGGGACCTCGACCGGCGGTGGGCGCACGCGCGGGCAGACGGACGGTTCGCCGACGCGGGTGCCATCTCACTCGAGTACGTCCTGCACGGCGAGGAGAGGGCGGGACTTCGACGACAGCTCGGTCCGCTCGTCGGCCGGATGTTCGCGAGTTCCTCCATCCCGCCCGGGGACCTGCGCGTGGAGGCGGAGGCGGAGGCAGCCTTCGACGCTCGCGCGGTGCTCGGACGCATCACGGTGCCCGTGCTGCTCGTCTGCGGCGACCGCGATCAGTTCTTCTCTCCCGACATCGTCAGGGAGACTGCGGCCGGTATCGCAGACTGCACCGTGGTCTGGTACGAGGGCATGGGGCACATGCGCGCGGCGATGAGCGGTCGGATCCCTCGCGACGTCCTCGCCTGGCTCCAGCGGGCGCCGGCGTTACAGTGA
- a CDS encoding dihydrofolate reductase family protein, whose product MPDTTCHMSISLDGFVAGPDQSRDDPLGKRGMELHTWHLGDERANEADGIAAGWLMRPRGAYVMGRNMFGPVRGEWDDDWRGWWGPEPPYHAPVFVLTHHPREPIEMEGGTTFHFVTDGFDAAYARARDAAGDRGVDIAGGASTVRQALVAGVVDELTLDIAPVLLGSGERIFDGVESFGFEPVEVMHSSLATHIRYRRVS is encoded by the coding sequence ATGCCCGACACCACCTGCCACATGTCGATCTCGCTCGACGGGTTCGTCGCCGGGCCCGACCAGAGTCGCGACGACCCGCTCGGAAAGCGCGGCATGGAACTCCACACCTGGCACCTCGGCGATGAGCGCGCCAACGAGGCCGACGGGATCGCTGCTGGATGGCTCATGCGTCCGCGCGGCGCCTACGTCATGGGCCGCAACATGTTCGGGCCCGTCCGGGGCGAGTGGGACGACGACTGGCGCGGGTGGTGGGGTCCCGAGCCGCCGTACCATGCGCCGGTGTTCGTGCTCACCCACCACCCCCGCGAGCCGATCGAGATGGAGGGCGGGACCACCTTCCACTTCGTCACCGATGGCTTCGACGCCGCGTACGCGAGGGCACGGGATGCAGCCGGCGACCGCGGCGTCGACATCGCCGGCGGCGCCTCCACCGTTCGGCAGGCGCTCGTCGCCGGCGTGGTCGACGAGCTCACGCTCGACATCGCGCCCGTCCTGCTGGGCTCCGGCGAGCGGATCTTCGACGGCGTCGAATCCTTCGGATTCGAGCCCGTCGAGGTGATGCATTCCTCGCTCGCGACGCACATCCGCTACCGACGGGTGAGCTGA
- a CDS encoding DnaJ family domain-containing protein codes for MSEDSRRAAWQYRLDRVARDEAIARGEEPDVPDMDSEPTRPSTQAERSAYVENAIQQAIRRGEFDNLPGAGKPLAGLTGRHDPDWWIRRKIEREQLSGLGPPALTLRAESAELEGHLDRMHREADVREAVEDFNRRVIDARRQLLGGPPVVTPTRDVADEIRAWHERREARQRRAVEEREPLEQRTSRTRWWRRRA; via the coding sequence ATGAGCGAGGATTCCCGCCGCGCCGCGTGGCAGTACCGGCTCGATCGCGTGGCCCGCGACGAGGCGATCGCGCGCGGCGAAGAGCCCGACGTCCCCGACATGGACTCCGAGCCGACTCGACCGTCCACGCAGGCTGAGCGGTCGGCCTACGTCGAGAACGCGATCCAGCAGGCCATCCGTCGCGGCGAGTTCGACAACCTCCCCGGCGCGGGGAAGCCCCTTGCCGGGTTGACCGGACGGCACGACCCCGACTGGTGGATCCGTCGCAAGATCGAGCGCGAGCAGCTCAGCGGCCTGGGTCCGCCCGCGCTCACCCTGCGCGCCGAGAGCGCCGAGCTCGAGGGGCATCTCGATCGGATGCACCGCGAAGCCGACGTGCGCGAGGCCGTCGAGGACTTCAACCGGCGGGTGATCGATGCGCGTCGACAGCTGCTCGGCGGGCCGCCGGTCGTGACCCCTACTCGGGATGTCGCCGATGAGATCCGTGCGTGGCACGAGCGGCGCGAAGCCCGACAGCGTCGGGCGGTCGAGGAGCGCGAACCGCTCGAGCAGCGGACGTCACGCACGCGGTGGTGGAGGCGTCGCGCCTGA
- a CDS encoding NmrA/HSCARG family protein, with protein MMSTAGPTIAVVGATGRQGGQVVRHLLAEGWRVRALSRKPAGKKSSELRGLGADVVYADLKDAASLDAAFADVAGVFAMQPPGAGSAEMEIRQGLNAARAAARTGVAHVVYGSAGPGNAETGIQQWDAKLHVARGMNDLGVPLTVLRPMAFMELMVDPSFYPQSSTWYTMPKLAGVDCRIPWLSVQDLGAIAARAFAEPGKFIGKDLRLAADARSLQECRQTFREVMGKNPPRFPMPLFLFRRFVGDDILNMWRWLRDNPVDLDTGPTYEVLPTAMDVRAFLQAAS; from the coding sequence ATGATGTCCACGGCGGGACCAACGATCGCAGTGGTCGGCGCGACCGGCCGTCAGGGCGGTCAGGTCGTCAGGCACCTGCTTGCAGAAGGATGGCGCGTCCGCGCTCTCAGCCGCAAGCCGGCCGGCAAGAAGAGCTCCGAGCTCAGGGGACTGGGCGCCGATGTCGTGTACGCCGACCTGAAGGATGCGGCATCCCTCGACGCGGCGTTCGCCGACGTCGCCGGCGTCTTCGCGATGCAGCCTCCAGGTGCTGGCTCGGCCGAGATGGAGATCCGCCAGGGCCTCAACGCCGCCAGGGCGGCGGCCCGGACGGGAGTCGCCCACGTCGTGTACGGATCGGCAGGGCCGGGGAACGCCGAGACCGGCATCCAGCAGTGGGACGCCAAGCTCCACGTGGCTCGCGGCATGAATGACCTCGGCGTGCCGCTGACGGTCCTGCGCCCCATGGCGTTCATGGAGCTCATGGTCGATCCGAGCTTCTACCCGCAGAGTTCCACGTGGTACACCATGCCGAAGCTTGCGGGCGTCGACTGCCGGATCCCGTGGCTCAGCGTGCAGGATCTCGGTGCCATCGCAGCGAGGGCATTCGCCGAGCCGGGGAAGTTCATCGGGAAGGATCTTCGGCTTGCCGCAGATGCGAGGTCCCTGCAGGAGTGCCGGCAGACATTCCGCGAGGTCATGGGCAAGAACCCGCCGCGATTCCCCATGCCGCTGTTCCTGTTCCGGAGATTCGTTGGCGACGACATCCTCAACATGTGGCGGTGGCTGCGGGACAATCCCGTTGATCTCGACACCGGGCCAACCTACGAGGTACTGCCCACGGCGATGGACGTGCGCGCCTTCCTTCAGGCCGCGAGCTGA
- a CDS encoding glycosyltransferase — MSDSSRVTDDAERPLRILIGADTFAPDVNGAARFAERLAAGLAERGHDVHVMAPAASRKHGSWKEVHEGQEITAHRVYSWRWYPHDWLRFALPWRIKQNAARILDKVKPDVVHFQSHIVVGRGLSVEAEKRGIRIIGTNHFMPENMLEFSLIPKAWQDWSVGLAWKAARRTFGRAEAVTTPTRRAADFLERYTGLRGVHAISCGIDAHKYFPNWEPRTENRIIFVGRVTGEKQIDVLLRAVTLLPAELDARVEIVGGGDQKRNLEHLAAELGIADRVTFTGYVTDEELREAYHRASVLAMPSIAELQSIVTMESMASALPVVAANAMALPHLVHDGENGYLFEPGSAEDLAAKLRKVLEASPEDYHALKEGSVRLIAAHDIQRTISTFENLYRGKPVTDPVTDVAPVAVPE; from the coding sequence GTGTCCGACTCATCGCGAGTGACCGATGACGCCGAGCGTCCGCTCCGCATCCTGATCGGCGCCGACACCTTCGCACCCGACGTCAACGGAGCGGCCCGGTTCGCCGAGCGACTCGCCGCCGGGCTCGCCGAGCGCGGACACGACGTGCATGTCATGGCGCCCGCCGCGAGCCGCAAGCACGGCTCGTGGAAGGAGGTGCACGAGGGTCAGGAGATCACGGCGCACCGCGTGTACAGCTGGCGCTGGTATCCGCACGACTGGCTGCGCTTCGCGCTGCCGTGGCGGATCAAGCAGAACGCGGCCCGCATCCTCGACAAGGTCAAGCCCGACGTGGTGCACTTCCAGTCGCACATCGTCGTGGGACGCGGCCTCTCGGTCGAGGCCGAGAAGCGCGGCATCCGCATCATCGGCACGAACCACTTCATGCCCGAGAACATGCTCGAGTTCTCGCTCATCCCGAAGGCCTGGCAGGACTGGTCGGTCGGTTTGGCCTGGAAGGCGGCTCGCCGCACGTTCGGCCGCGCCGAGGCGGTCACGACGCCGACGCGACGCGCCGCCGACTTCCTTGAGCGCTACACGGGGCTCCGTGGCGTCCACGCCATCTCGTGCGGCATCGACGCGCACAAGTACTTCCCGAACTGGGAGCCCCGCACCGAGAACCGCATCATCTTCGTCGGTCGCGTGACCGGCGAGAAGCAGATCGACGTGCTCCTGCGGGCGGTCACCCTGCTGCCCGCTGAGCTGGACGCCCGGGTCGAGATCGTCGGCGGCGGCGACCAGAAGCGCAACCTCGAGCACCTCGCGGCCGAGCTCGGCATCGCCGACCGGGTGACCTTCACGGGCTACGTCACCGACGAGGAACTGCGCGAGGCCTACCACCGCGCGTCGGTCCTCGCGATGCCGTCGATCGCCGAGCTGCAGAGCATCGTGACGATGGAGTCGATGGCGTCGGCCCTTCCGGTGGTCGCCGCCAACGCGATGGCACTGCCGCACCTCGTGCACGACGGCGAGAACGGCTATCTCTTCGAGCCGGGCAGCGCGGAGGACCTCGCGGCCAAGCTCCGCAAGGTGCTCGAGGCCTCGCCCGAGGACTACCACGCGCTGAAGGAGGGCTCCGTGCGCCTGATCGCGGCGCACGACATCCAGCGCACCATCTCCACGTTCGAGAATCTGTATCGTGGGAAGCCGGTGACCGACCCGGTCACCGACGTCGCGCCGGTCGCCGTTCCCGAGTGA
- a CDS encoding DMT family transporter, with product MDPDLSELTELIPLDPTQFIGIPLALIGAVFLSLGAQFQHRGVVKVEAQTVDTLGKGLNGRQLALLLARPSWVLGTLMLGLAIVFQLASLYFAPIIVVQPLGALALVITSILNSRINHVQLNSKSITAIVMCVGGVFLFVGVAAFTAVDRPVTARQLIIILVVLAVVLAVAAVTFALYRRRIRAVFYVIMAGVLYGFVATLAKVVLGRIEQGDFEWLTLTCVLALLLATALGAYFVQNAYASGPPDLVIAGLTVVDPMVAVLIGIIVLGEASQAPLWANIVFAVSGAIAVWGVFLLAKNHPQTRL from the coding sequence GTGGATCCCGACCTCAGTGAACTGACCGAGCTCATTCCGCTCGATCCCACGCAGTTCATCGGGATCCCGCTGGCGCTGATCGGCGCGGTCTTCCTCTCGCTCGGCGCGCAGTTCCAGCACCGTGGCGTCGTGAAGGTCGAGGCCCAGACCGTCGACACGCTCGGCAAGGGACTGAACGGGCGACAGCTCGCGCTCCTGCTCGCCAGGCCGTCCTGGGTGCTCGGCACCCTCATGCTCGGGCTCGCGATCGTGTTCCAGCTCGCGAGCCTCTACTTCGCACCGATCATCGTGGTGCAGCCGCTCGGCGCGCTCGCGCTCGTGATCACGTCGATCCTGAACTCGCGGATCAATCACGTCCAGCTGAACTCCAAGTCGATCACGGCGATCGTCATGTGCGTCGGCGGAGTGTTCCTCTTCGTCGGCGTCGCCGCATTCACGGCCGTCGACCGCCCGGTGACTGCGCGCCAGCTCATCATCATCCTCGTCGTGCTCGCGGTGGTGCTCGCGGTCGCCGCGGTGACGTTCGCGCTGTACCGCCGCCGCATCCGCGCCGTCTTCTACGTCATCATGGCGGGCGTGCTCTACGGATTCGTCGCGACCCTCGCGAAGGTCGTGCTCGGCCGGATCGAGCAGGGCGACTTCGAATGGCTCACCCTGACCTGCGTGCTCGCGCTCCTGCTCGCGACCGCGCTGGGCGCGTACTTCGTGCAGAACGCCTACGCGAGCGGACCGCCCGACCTCGTGATCGCCGGCCTCACGGTCGTCGACCCGATGGTGGCCGTGCTCATCGGCATCATCGTGCTCGGCGAGGCATCGCAGGCGCCGCTCTGGGCGAACATCGTCTTCGCCGTGTCGGGCGCCATCGCCGTCTGGGGCGTGTTCCTCCTGGCGAAGAACCACCCGCAGACGCGGCTCTGA
- the def gene encoding peptide deformylase, with product MAVLPIRITGDPVLHAPASSVDRIDDEIRALVRDMFETMDAAPGVGLAAPQVGVPLRLFTYGWTDEDEREWRGVAVNPELWISSLVPGMPDEDDESEGCLSFPGERFALRRAERTILRATDLEGEPYEIVADGWLARIFQHEYDHLDGVLYVDRLDDHDQRIVQKITKKRGWGRPGVSWTPGVDHLEG from the coding sequence ATGGCCGTCCTCCCCATCCGAATCACGGGTGACCCCGTGCTGCACGCGCCGGCCTCGTCGGTCGACCGAATCGACGACGAGATCCGTGCGCTGGTGCGCGACATGTTCGAGACGATGGATGCCGCCCCCGGCGTCGGACTCGCCGCCCCGCAGGTCGGCGTCCCGCTGCGGTTGTTCACCTACGGATGGACCGACGAGGACGAGCGCGAATGGCGGGGCGTCGCCGTCAACCCCGAGCTGTGGATCTCATCCCTGGTGCCGGGCATGCCCGATGAGGACGACGAGTCCGAGGGATGCCTGTCGTTCCCTGGCGAGCGGTTCGCGTTGCGCCGCGCCGAGCGCACCATCCTGCGCGCGACCGATCTCGAGGGCGAGCCCTACGAGATCGTCGCCGACGGATGGCTCGCGCGCATCTTCCAGCACGAGTACGACCACCTCGACGGCGTGCTGTACGTCGACCGCCTCGACGACCACGACCAGCGCATCGTGCAGAAGATCACGAAGAAGCGCGGATGGGGCAGACCGGGCGTGAGCTGGACGCCGGGAGTCGATCACCTCGAGGGCTGA
- a CDS encoding AzlD domain-containing protein produces MTLWHVILLATAATLALKLAGHLVPAGFLERERPARIADLLTVALLAALIAVQTLGAGQSLVVDARVPAVIVAAALYAVRTPFIVVVAVAALVAAGIRLIA; encoded by the coding sequence ATGACCCTCTGGCACGTCATCCTGCTGGCGACCGCGGCGACCCTCGCGCTCAAGCTGGCCGGCCACCTGGTGCCGGCGGGCTTCCTCGAGCGCGAGCGCCCGGCGCGCATCGCCGACCTGCTCACGGTCGCGCTGCTCGCGGCCCTGATCGCGGTGCAGACGCTGGGCGCAGGCCAATCGCTCGTCGTCGACGCCCGTGTCCCGGCGGTCATCGTGGCCGCCGCCCTGTACGCCGTCAGGACGCCGTTCATCGTCGTCGTCGCGGTCGCGGCGCTCGTCGCCGCGGGCATACGACTCATCGCCTGA
- a CDS encoding AzlC family ABC transporter permease produces MAEDAVEHDAVSAEPIADDAEAERAAVRTARRDGIAVGLATAAYGISFGALSVASGLDVWQTCFLSLVMFTGGSQFALVGVVGAGGLAAGGSAIAAAALLGVRNVVYGMRMRPVVGDHGLAHRIAAAWVTIDESTAVALAQSRERAARIGFWITGIAIFVGWNLTTLAGALIGDALGDTRAYGLDAAAAAAFLGLLWPRLKKLQAGATAVLAAVVATIATPVLTPGLPVLVAAVVAVVIGWFDLFRRREGR; encoded by the coding sequence GTGGCCGAGGACGCCGTCGAGCACGACGCCGTCTCCGCCGAACCGATCGCCGACGACGCCGAGGCGGAGCGCGCGGCCGTCCGCACCGCCCGACGCGACGGGATCGCCGTCGGACTGGCGACCGCCGCGTACGGCATCTCGTTCGGTGCGCTCTCCGTCGCATCGGGCCTCGACGTGTGGCAGACCTGCTTCCTCAGCCTCGTGATGTTCACCGGCGGATCGCAGTTCGCCCTGGTCGGCGTGGTCGGTGCCGGTGGCCTGGCCGCCGGCGGGTCCGCCATCGCCGCGGCGGCGCTGCTCGGCGTGCGCAACGTCGTCTACGGCATGCGCATGCGTCCGGTCGTCGGCGACCACGGGCTCGCGCACCGCATCGCGGCGGCCTGGGTCACGATCGACGAGTCCACCGCGGTGGCCCTCGCCCAGTCGCGCGAGCGCGCGGCGCGCATCGGCTTCTGGATCACGGGCATCGCGATCTTCGTGGGCTGGAACCTGACCACCCTCGCCGGAGCCCTCATCGGCGACGCGCTCGGCGATACTCGCGCATATGGGCTCGATGCGGCGGCCGCCGCCGCGTTCCTCGGCCTGCTCTGGCCTCGGCTGAAGAAGCTGCAGGCCGGCGCGACCGCCGTCCTCGCCGCCGTCGTCGCGACGATCGCCACGCCGGTGCTGACGCCGGGCCTGCCGGTGCTCGTCGCGGCCGTCGTCGCGGTCGTGATCGGATGGTTCGACCTCTTCCGCCGCCGGGAGGGCCGATGA
- a CDS encoding D-isomer specific 2-hydroxyacid dehydrogenase family protein, protein MTERDAAGRPPRHQAVTGAIVRSASDDATARAVQVGAAAGPIAIVPDAEPRFAEAVTRAGGALAQLSADTRGLVWTSSEGEDELEALLAAHPQISWVQLPWAGVDAFAGLLRRHRDDGRVWTSAKGAYAQPVAEHALMLALAALRELPARVRAGEWVADERGRSLYGADIVLVGAGGIAVELLRLLEPFGVRATVVRRSDVAVPGAARTVTTDRLTEALSTAEVVFVVAALTDGTRGLIGRDELAALPDDAILVNVARGGLVDTAALVDALESGRLGGAGLDVTDPEPLPAGHPLWNAPNCIVTPHVADTEAMTVPLFAERVRANTAAFLGKSRFEGLIDLDAGY, encoded by the coding sequence GTGACCGAGCGCGACGCCGCGGGGCGGCCGCCGCGCCACCAAGCGGTGACCGGTGCGATCGTTCGGTCGGCGTCGGATGACGCAACCGCGCGCGCGGTCCAGGTCGGCGCCGCCGCCGGACCGATCGCCATCGTGCCCGACGCCGAGCCGCGCTTCGCCGAGGCGGTGACGCGGGCGGGCGGCGCGCTCGCCCAGCTCTCCGCCGACACCCGCGGACTCGTCTGGACCAGTTCCGAGGGCGAGGACGAGCTCGAGGCGCTGCTCGCCGCGCATCCGCAGATCTCATGGGTACAGCTGCCGTGGGCCGGCGTCGACGCGTTCGCCGGCCTGCTGCGGCGGCACCGCGACGACGGCCGCGTCTGGACGAGCGCCAAGGGCGCCTACGCGCAGCCCGTCGCCGAGCACGCGCTGATGCTCGCCCTGGCCGCGCTCCGCGAGCTCCCGGCGCGGGTGCGAGCGGGGGAGTGGGTGGCCGACGAACGCGGGCGCAGCCTCTACGGCGCCGACATCGTGCTGGTCGGCGCAGGCGGCATCGCGGTCGAGCTCCTCCGGCTGCTCGAGCCGTTCGGCGTGCGCGCGACGGTGGTGCGGCGATCGGATGTCGCGGTGCCCGGCGCCGCCCGCACCGTCACGACCGACCGCCTCACCGAGGCGCTCTCGACGGCCGAGGTCGTGTTCGTCGTCGCCGCCCTGACCGACGGCACGCGCGGACTCATCGGCCGCGACGAGCTCGCGGCGCTGCCCGACGACGCCATCCTCGTCAACGTGGCGCGCGGCGGACTCGTCGACACCGCCGCGCTGGTCGACGCGCTCGAGTCGGGACGGCTCGGCGGCGCCGGCCTCGACGTCACCGACCCGGAACCGCTGCCGGCGGGCCATCCGCTCTGGAACGCACCGAACTGCATCGTCACGCCGCACGTCGCCGACACCGAGGCGATGACGGTGCCGTTGTTCGCCGAACGCGTCCGCGCGAACACCGCGGCGTTCCTCGGGAAGAGCCGCTTCGAGGGCCTGATCGACCTCGACGCGGGGTACTGA
- a CDS encoding ATP-binding cassette domain-containing protein — MTRGATHGYPIVISDLSVEYPAHGASAAHVAVHGVSLRVAPGEVLGLLGSAGSGKTTLARVLSGVGLEPGGPGSDVRPVITGGEAIVLGTPLRGITRRRLNELRFHVGYLAQDAAEHLPPDRTVSEIIGEPILERDHRYNRKALATRVATMVDAVRLPLGLLEKYPYELSGGQRQRVALAQALVLGPNLLIADQPTAGIDLTVRDAVAQLISELRDGHTFSAVIITHDLPVLRRVADRVAVLDRGEVVALGTIDEVFDDPSHPYVQALAGALDAGHAVIDDLQPEPPA, encoded by the coding sequence ATGACCCGTGGCGCGACCCACGGCTATCCGATCGTCATCAGCGACCTTTCGGTCGAGTACCCCGCGCACGGTGCGAGTGCGGCGCACGTGGCCGTCCACGGCGTGAGCCTCCGGGTCGCGCCGGGCGAGGTGCTCGGGCTGCTCGGCTCCGCCGGCAGCGGCAAGACCACGCTCGCGCGCGTGCTGTCGGGCGTCGGACTCGAACCAGGAGGCCCGGGCAGCGATGTCCGGCCCGTGATCACCGGCGGCGAGGCCATCGTGCTCGGCACGCCGCTGCGGGGGATCACGCGGCGTCGGCTCAACGAGCTGCGGTTCCACGTCGGGTACCTCGCACAGGATGCCGCCGAGCACCTGCCACCCGACCGAACCGTCTCCGAGATCATCGGCGAGCCGATCCTCGAGCGCGACCACCGGTACAACCGCAAGGCGCTCGCCACTCGCGTCGCGACCATGGTCGACGCGGTGCGCCTGCCGCTCGGCCTGCTCGAGAAGTACCCGTACGAGCTGAGCGGCGGGCAGCGGCAGCGGGTCGCGCTCGCGCAGGCGCTCGTGCTCGGGCCGAACCTGCTGATCGCCGACCAGCCGACGGCCGGCATCGACCTGACGGTCCGCGACGCGGTGGCCCAGCTCATCAGCGAGTTGCGCGACGGCCACACGTTCTCGGCCGTCATCATCACGCACGACCTCCCGGTGCTCCGCCGCGTCGCCGATCGCGTCGCGGTGCTCGACCGGGGCGAGGTCGTGGCCCTCGGCACGATCGACGAGGTGTTCGACGACCCGTCCCACCCGTACGTGCAGGCACTCGCGGGCGCCCTCGACGCGGGGCATGCGGTGATCGACGACCTCCAGCCCGAGCCGCCGGCGTGA
- a CDS encoding ABC transporter ATP-binding protein: MSTVVSIDGLGVSFATDAGAVKAVEDVSLSVERGEVVAIVGESGSGKTVTAKTILGLLPETATTSGAVVLSNRAGTAEQDVVSLSRDRLRAIRGSDVAMVFQEPSTALNPVYTVGWQIMEGLLAHGRLSKKQARAKAIEILGKVGIPDPEHRVDHYPHQFSGGQKQRIVIAMALVLEPGLIVADEPTTALDVTVQAEILDLLRRVRDEFGTAIVLITHNMGVVADLADRVVVMYQGRVVEEATARELFAAPKDDYTKALLAAVPYVGHGTARAVERAAARPSDWAEQTPVVEARGLEIEYPGRFGRSGFRAVDGVDLVIRPGEVLGLVGESGSGKTTIGRAIAGLTRVTGGSLKVLGHEMLGIRERDFRPVRDRLGFVFQDPASSFNPLLTIAEAVAEPLVIHERAVDARDARPRVNELLEAVQLPAAYGDRYPHELSGGQRQRASLARGIALEPELLIADEPTSALDVSVQARVLDLFAELQREFGFACLFISHDLAVVDLLADRIAVLYRGRLVEEGTGAEVLGAPKDPYTQRLLASLPVPDPVAQAERREELRRIREAGR, translated from the coding sequence ATGAGCACGGTGGTCAGCATCGATGGGCTCGGCGTGTCGTTCGCGACCGACGCGGGTGCCGTCAAGGCCGTCGAGGATGTGAGCCTGTCGGTCGAACGCGGCGAGGTCGTCGCCATCGTCGGCGAGTCCGGCAGCGGCAAGACGGTCACCGCCAAGACGATTCTCGGACTGCTTCCCGAGACGGCGACGACGAGCGGCGCCGTGGTGCTGTCCAACCGGGCCGGCACCGCCGAGCAGGACGTGGTCTCGCTCTCGCGCGACCGGCTCCGCGCCATCCGCGGCAGCGACGTCGCGATGGTGTTCCAGGAGCCCTCGACGGCGCTCAACCCGGTCTACACGGTCGGCTGGCAGATCATGGAGGGCCTGCTGGCCCACGGCCGGCTGTCGAAGAAGCAGGCGCGCGCCAAGGCGATCGAGATCCTCGGCAAGGTCGGCATCCCAGATCCCGAGCACCGCGTCGACCACTACCCGCACCAGTTCTCGGGCGGGCAGAAGCAGCGCATCGTCATCGCGATGGCCCTCGTGCTCGAGCCGGGGCTCATCGTCGCCGACGAGCCGACCACCGCGCTCGACGTGACCGTCCAGGCCGAGATCCTCGACCTGCTCCGCCGGGTCCGCGACGAGTTCGGGACGGCGATCGTGCTGATCACGCACAACATGGGCGTGGTCGCCGACCTGGCCGACCGCGTCGTGGTCATGTACCAGGGCCGCGTGGTCGAGGAGGCGACGGCGCGCGAACTGTTCGCCGCGCCGAAGGACGACTACACCAAGGCGCTGCTCGCAGCGGTGCCGTACGTGGGGCACGGCACCGCCCGCGCGGTCGAGCGCGCCGCCGCCCGGCCGTCGGACTGGGCCGAGCAGACCCCGGTCGTCGAAGCCCGCGGGCTCGAGATCGAGTACCCCGGCCGGTTCGGTCGGTCCGGCTTCCGTGCGGTCGACGGGGTCGATCTCGTCATTCGACCGGGCGAGGTGCTCGGGCTCGTCGGCGAGAGCGGGTCGGGCAAGACCACGATCGGGCGTGCCATCGCCGGGCTCACGCGAGTCACCGGCGGCTCGCTGAAGGTGCTCGGGCACGAGATGCTCGGCATCCGCGAGCGCGACTTCCGACCGGTGCGCGATCGGCTCGGATTCGTGTTCCAGGATCCCGCGTCGAGCTTCAACCCGCTGCTGACGATCGCCGAGGCCGTCGCCGAGCCGCTCGTGATCCACGAGCGTGCGGTCGACGCGCGCGACGCGCGTCCGCGCGTGAACGAGCTCCTCGAGGCCGTGCAGCTTCCCGCCGCGTACGGCGACCGCTATCCGCACGAGCTCTCGGGCGGGCAGCGGCAGCGCGCGAGCCTGGCGCGAGGCATCGCGCTCGAGCCCGAGCTGCTGATCGCCGACGAGCCCACCTCGGCCCTGGATGTCTCGGTGCAGGCGCGCGTGCTCGACCTGTTCGCCGAGCTGCAGCGCGAGTTCGGCTTCGCGTGCCTCTTCATCAGCCACGACCTGGCCGTCGTCGACCTGCTTGCCGACCGGATCGCGGTGCTCTACCGCGGCCGCCTGGTCGAGGAGGGCACCGGCGCCGAGGTGCTCGGGGCGCCGAAGGACCCGTACACGCAGCGGCTGCTCGCGTCGCTTCCCGTGCCCGATCCCGTGGCGCAGGCCGAGCGGCGTGAGGAGCTCCGGCGCATCCGGGAGGCCGGCCGATGA